In a single window of the Desulfovibrio sp. ZJ209 genome:
- the rpiB gene encoding ribose 5-phosphate isomerase B translates to MPVVHLASDHAGHALKELIARELPRLGFTVKDHGTDSCESCDYPVFAHKLCSALLAEGGQGILVCGSGIGMSIAANRHDGIRAALCATELHARLSRRHNDANVLCLGARITGEELALAIVAAFLETAFEGGRHQRRIDQITPRS, encoded by the coding sequence ATGCCCGTCGTTCATCTGGCCTCGGACCATGCCGGTCACGCGCTCAAGGAGCTCATCGCCCGCGAATTGCCGCGCCTCGGCTTCACCGTAAAGGACCACGGCACCGATTCCTGCGAGAGCTGCGATTATCCCGTTTTCGCCCACAAGCTCTGTTCGGCCCTGCTCGCCGAGGGGGGCCAGGGCATCCTCGTCTGCGGCAGCGGCATCGGCATGTCCATCGCCGCCAACCGGCATGACGGCATCCGCGCGGCGCTCTGCGCCACCGAGCTCCATGCGCGCCTGAGCCGGCGCCACAACGACGCCAACGTGCTCTGCCTCGGCGCGCGCATCACCGGCGAGGAGCTGGCGCTCGCCATCGTGGCGGCCTTCCTCGAGACGGCCTTTGAAGGCGGCCGCCACCAGCGGCGCATCGACCAGATCACGCCACGCTCCTGA